One genomic segment of Caldimonas brevitalea includes these proteins:
- the uraH gene encoding hydroxyisourate hydrolase: MGKLTTHVLDTMNGCAAAGMAVTLVRVGNAQASPVQALQLNADGRADGPLLEGDGLQVGRYRLVFAVAAYFRSRGVPLPEPAFLDEVAVEFGVADAAQHYHVPLLVSPWAYSTYRGS; this comes from the coding sequence ATGGGCAAGCTGACGACGCATGTACTCGACACGATGAACGGCTGCGCCGCGGCCGGCATGGCGGTGACGCTGGTCCGCGTCGGGAACGCCCAGGCGAGTCCTGTCCAAGCCTTGCAGCTGAATGCGGACGGCCGCGCCGATGGGCCCTTGCTGGAAGGCGACGGCTTGCAGGTGGGGCGCTATCGGCTGGTGTTCGCGGTGGCGGCGTATTTCCGCAGCCGGGGCGTGCCGTTGCCCGAGCCGGCGTTCCTCGACGAGGTGGCGGTGGAGTTCGGCGTCGCCGATGCGGCGCAGCACTACCATGTGCCGCTGCTCGTCAGCCCCTGGGCCTATTCGACCTACCGGGGCAGTTGA
- a CDS encoding urate hydroxylase PuuD has translation MDTAYLLDWANLLLRWAHVVTAIAWVGSSFYFVFLDNSLTRPTDPDLREKGVDGELWAVHGGGFYHPQKYLVAPPRLPEHLHWFYWESYSTWLTGFGLFTVLYLFNAGTFLVDKSVHDWSPAAAVVAALAFLLVFWWVYDAVCRVFGQRKRGDLLVGVLVAAVVVGASWLACQWFPGRAAFLLVGAMMATAMSANVLFWIIPGQRKVVAQLRAGEPVDPVHGKRGKQRSVHNTYFTLPVLFAMLSNHYGYLYGHVHNWGVLVLVMAAGALVRHSFVARHKARVAGHRAPWHYAVTGVLLLVAVAVWTAPPRPAAVSSTSASAAPTLAQVRTVVEQRCVACHNAQLQNKNVALHSDELLGRHAAAVYQQAVVQRSMPLNNATGMTEDERALIARWFTAGAPLY, from the coding sequence ATGGACACCGCCTACCTGCTCGACTGGGCCAACCTCCTGCTGCGCTGGGCCCACGTGGTCACCGCGATCGCCTGGGTCGGCTCATCCTTCTATTTCGTCTTTCTCGACAACAGCCTGACCCGGCCGACCGACCCCGACCTGCGCGAGAAGGGCGTCGATGGCGAGTTGTGGGCGGTGCATGGCGGCGGCTTCTACCACCCCCAGAAGTATTTGGTGGCGCCGCCGCGCTTGCCCGAGCACCTGCACTGGTTCTACTGGGAGAGCTATTCGACCTGGCTGACCGGCTTCGGCCTGTTCACGGTGCTGTATCTGTTCAATGCCGGTACCTTTCTGGTCGACAAGAGCGTGCACGACTGGAGCCCGGCGGCGGCCGTGGTGGCCGCGCTGGCGTTTCTGCTCGTCTTTTGGTGGGTGTACGACGCGGTGTGCCGTGTGTTCGGGCAGCGCAAGCGGGGGGACCTGCTGGTGGGGGTGTTGGTGGCGGCCGTGGTGGTGGGGGCCTCCTGGCTGGCCTGCCAGTGGTTCCCGGGGCGCGCGGCGTTTCTGCTGGTCGGCGCGATGATGGCGACCGCGATGAGCGCGAACGTGCTGTTCTGGATCATTCCCGGCCAGCGCAAGGTGGTGGCCCAGCTGCGCGCCGGCGAGCCGGTCGACCCGGTGCACGGCAAGCGTGGCAAGCAGCGCAGCGTGCACAACACCTATTTCACGCTGCCGGTGCTGTTTGCGATGCTCAGCAACCACTATGGCTACCTGTACGGCCATGTGCACAACTGGGGGGTGCTGGTGCTCGTGATGGCGGCCGGTGCGCTGGTGCGGCATTCGTTCGTCGCGCGTCACAAGGCGCGTGTGGCCGGGCACCGGGCGCCCTGGCATTACGCGGTGACGGGCGTGCTGCTGTTGGTCGCGGTGGCGGTGTGGACCGCGCCGCCACGTCCCGCCGCCGTCTCGTCAACGTCGGCCTCGGCGGCACCCACCCTCGCCCAGGTGCGCACCGTGGTCGAGCAGCGTTGTGTGGCTTGCCACAACGCACAGTTGCAGAACAAGAACGTCGCGCTGCACAGCGACGAGTTGCTGGGCCGCCATGCGGCCGCCGTCTACCAGCAGGCCGTGGTGCAGCGGAGCATGCCGTTGAACAACGCCACCGGCATGACCGAGGACGAACGGGCGCTGATCGCCCGCTGGTTCACGGCCGGCGCGCCGCTGTACTGA